The Desulfomonilaceae bacterium genome includes a window with the following:
- a CDS encoding SDR family NAD(P)-dependent oxidoreductase, translating into MKTISELNIVTPIIFVNPYFNKDFSLIAKVNQAGGIGVIDHVTVGPASFEPDDSTPYGIRVHVDDPLLEGSNKRIKLAIIPLEDNHRLVSFEDGFFSKLSIPVFVEVGSVSDVANAQRMGAAGLIVRGSEGPGWVSPTHGFVLLQQIIQITKLPVFQQGGVGPYTSAGVIGAGASGIVLDYHLLLTDESAIDSELKMFLSSLNLPGSTILNEISGHHFRSYSRIGTKKIRELKKTEESLAVDESTQYQKLIFSQIGYPTAKPDSDDSIFPFSEDLIINKILLQKCHSVSEVIAAFDSAMKLCSGAWPFKEGSPLSVEHGVRFPVVQGPMAHVSDNSDFLKAVNDGGGLPFLALGNMPGPIAQQTLEQAREKNGSTFGVGLIGLEINRSRYEAHLEIMRSNPPKFAILAAGGPELALTIEGLGARCYLHCPSPGILSEALKAGLRRFVFEGGESGGHIGNLSSLNLWNANLNQLEEAHKNGLDLNEVSVLLAGGIGSPQGSAFIAGMTDHLTQKGLKVGLQLGTAYLTTAEAVNAKAITDSYRRLTLESRDTVVVGRTVNTMTRVACSRMANELVERELERLRAGMPLRDRKELYEQDNLGGLRLASKGCAIDPATSQSDCPQFYELSPHEQVERGLYLMGQVACLLNEPTTIAQVHENLIFKGQEIYRKPASKLEFVEPAHTGPSTQLSPFKQVEAIQTGVNAMNSNELGENSEQRQIVELNSDNEPIAVIGIGLRLPGSDSPEKFWRQIVEKKSGIGPTPDERWGSVDLYYDSDPRVPDKTYSKIGGFISDFNFDPLKYRIPPTVAQKMDRTQKMAVACVADALTDAGLSPEALKGQRVGTVIGNSMGGEITDLYAERVGLPRTLLRMREAMDAANVDSSISEKILDDFRGRFLAGLPEITEDSLPGELANVISGRIANVFNLEGPNFTVDAACASSMAAIMNAVSSLRSRVMDCAIAGGVDTSMQPSIFVKFCKVGALSPDGSRPFDAAANGFVMGEGAGVMILKRLSDALSSGDRIYALILDVGSSSDGRGKGITAPNSAGQERAIRACLENSGVDPVTIGLIEAHGTSTAVGDKTELMILDKFFRNAGSPSGSVGIGSVKSQLGHLKAAAGSAGMIKAILSLYHRSLPPTINVTNPNPCIDWESSPLSLVTSSRPWKSTKGVPRRAGVSAFGFGGTNFHVVLQEYSPGLQLVSSNRPATLPSVEFAKPNWPKPDNLNVSGEIWAIGGNNTEELVRKIETVLETINPSTYKTLASSHRNECRSFQLRFGFASADIETTSKKLVSILEALQDPAKRGFLTARGVHFSEGKPSKSLTGAAFLFPGQGSQYPYMLRDLCDRFPVVAETFNEADNIMKGLGLKKISSLVFPDPAELAEPGANDVLKDTQNLQPMILTADTAIFRLLKQMGLYPVACAGHSLGEYAACVASGVFTFPDALEAVAVRGREMARVSIADPGLMMSIPADARLVEEVIAQVDGYVVAANKNSPKQTVISGETAAVKRAGELFRERGLEGMLIPVSAAFHSGVVAPAREPFMKTLEKLSVSSPAIAIISNVTGDYYPVGPGAPARIRDLLGKQFAAPVEWVKTLRRLHGDGIRVFVECGPKRVMTNLTIDTLSKEVIALPTNHPKKGGVLQLLESLAALIVEGFELNIHAAEIPHQTPHTERLRQRTNLAVVPTGIEQGHPQDVTVTVTEKATSPLDALLDAELEDIASKPEFTKFVELQGNPIRSLIKSSFNTYVDNILPLQKTVTMVKTEEINFKPVVISGMAAGLPSDVRFPFDKENLDDLILGKNFIKKVPENSRREMLEKNVERLFKGPSGEAELQIVHDVSEVIKLAGFFENDDSLVEGFGLERRLIEAMDVTTRMAVATGLEALREAGIPLVQQTRTTSAGIELPEAWALPQALRAETGIIFASAFPGMASLVDEVTREASARFGAGAKKRLIDFYTGIVQRIKDDDEKESITRWFTQEFDRLTGSGSGELYTFNRNFLLRVMSMGHGQLAQLIKAQGPNTHVDAACAGTTQAILLGRDWIRTGQAKRVLVVAADDVAGRQLFPWIGSGFLAMGAATTNANVNEAALPFDDRRHGLILGSAAAAIVLESEDLVKNRGMDPIASIEAGVIANSGFHGTRLDVDHISTVMEKMISKWEEQSGVLRSELAKKMFFMSHETYSPKRGGSSSAEIKALRSTFGSAATIIPIANTKGFTGHTMGVGVEDVVALRCLQKRTLPPIPNLKVPDPEFQDMNLSSGGPCDARYALRLAAGFGSQIVMSLYKVASHEENRVTDYGANRVWLKQISGYEDPVVSIENRTLKVSERVIAEKPKVEGSPEKVAVSSKVQVEKKLPGSGSETGMEQIKQIILSLLSAKTGYPPDMLDTGLDLEADLGIDTVKQAEFISDVRDKFNIPRIEGLKIAEFPTIEHIIGFVAEHTATSLQPAEDVNQRQISVPAEKALTDELEVRTKILELLSAKTGYPPDMLDTGLDLEADLGIDTVKQAEFISDVRDKFNIPRIEGLKIAEFPTIERIIGFVLEKKTPIVAVPVVQEMTESVPLAMVSGNIQTYEARLVKIDTRVTSAFPDVDEIVIFGADDLFLSEIKKLVQSIIVTRLDGPIEIPSRQNKRVGVINVTTAFNMQTALYPSFELFRALATSFEDGPVFLVNIVSEDGAWGFENPQQTGYISGAITGAAKSFSREYPKTVCRCLDISPSILETHGPKLAIQSLIEDFPLETGVADNLEFRCIRFAPPRTTEHESGSVNQGEVILATGGARGITAACLTGIAEQVPVTFVILGRTVLSSRAETLSTFGADEWNQEKIRIIERYKREGKPPTPVLVEKEFFRLKNEVEVFQNVKKLKSLGSEVIYRGVDIVDSEAVDNVIAEIGRLCGRVDVFVHGAGIDISRALRSKTMDQIKLVFNVKVEGARNVMAALDRHELPPRRIVGFGSVAGRFGNMAQIDYSAANDGLAHLLRWLAREYDIRSTVIDWAPWAEIGMATRGSVQQSLEDAGIDFIPPEKGVSAFMQELARSSSSPEILVAGKLGPFEEDALVTLGEQSEKIFFLAGQKATIESLIPGEHLKMKIELDPSHPLLNDHRIDRAAVFPGAGGIEIMRKAAEILDPSTSEMVIQNVRFMQPLKIFKNEKFVAEVDVSRVSDPMIKFKAHISSSLLDKEGRPFGEPRFHHELFLASGESAHIDVPDHNWKQTIFVPEQEIYSVFFHGPAFRFLDYISVEGKGKGVRFRFKDTEHRPDMFPDIIPAAIETAFQAGAAFGLESYGVIPLPVGVEKIVILKPNGAPTHGVVIPTNMISKTGTEGRTKIRFDGILSEADGTPVIFLKGFEMVELQRANSFPNRIFEEICPIDELGVKSDQKLDLGKSFQLDDVEAILKNATPKRRKEWIAGRMLLGRALDRLMSNNGNGSKKGLKLQIGSNSLGKPVVYSSKDPKSEFAQVTVTHSNGLAMASATLSSAFQGVGADIEKVEKRNSSWGKDYFNDSELELADSSGDHARQLTRIWSLKEAGLKALGVGLRYDLRDVLVVGIDKNGKARLEFKNEAGKFVRDNGLNEVEARVENIGDSVLARAYIRR; encoded by the coding sequence ATGAAAACGATTTCCGAACTTAATATCGTTACGCCCATAATTTTTGTCAATCCGTATTTCAACAAGGACTTTTCGTTAATTGCCAAGGTTAATCAGGCAGGTGGGATCGGAGTAATAGACCACGTAACAGTGGGTCCCGCTAGTTTTGAGCCCGATGACTCAACACCTTATGGGATAAGGGTCCATGTCGATGATCCTTTGCTCGAGGGTTCCAATAAACGAATAAAATTGGCGATTATTCCGCTGGAAGACAATCATCGCCTTGTCTCGTTTGAGGACGGTTTTTTTTCAAAACTGTCAATTCCGGTTTTCGTGGAAGTGGGAAGCGTCTCGGACGTTGCGAATGCCCAAAGAATGGGAGCTGCCGGCCTCATTGTTCGAGGTTCTGAAGGGCCTGGTTGGGTAAGCCCAACTCACGGTTTTGTGTTACTCCAGCAAATAATTCAGATAACAAAACTTCCCGTGTTCCAACAGGGAGGGGTCGGCCCTTACACTTCCGCCGGAGTTATTGGAGCAGGGGCTTCCGGAATAGTTCTAGATTATCATCTGTTGTTAACAGATGAATCGGCTATAGATTCCGAACTGAAAATGTTTTTAAGCTCACTCAACTTACCGGGTTCCACAATATTGAATGAAATCTCAGGACATCACTTCCGATCCTACTCTCGAATAGGCACAAAGAAAATCCGTGAACTCAAGAAAACAGAAGAGTCTCTTGCTGTAGATGAATCTACGCAATACCAGAAACTCATTTTTTCACAGATTGGCTACCCTACGGCTAAACCAGACAGCGATGATTCAATCTTCCCGTTTTCCGAAGACCTGATAATCAACAAGATATTGCTTCAAAAATGTCACTCGGTTTCTGAAGTTATCGCCGCATTTGATAGCGCTATGAAACTGTGCTCCGGCGCTTGGCCATTTAAAGAGGGATCGCCACTGAGCGTTGAGCACGGGGTCAGGTTCCCCGTTGTGCAGGGTCCGATGGCTCATGTAAGTGACAACTCTGATTTTCTGAAAGCGGTTAATGACGGGGGTGGATTGCCATTCCTGGCTTTGGGCAATATGCCAGGACCGATAGCTCAGCAGACCCTTGAGCAGGCACGCGAAAAAAACGGATCAACATTTGGAGTAGGCTTGATAGGACTCGAGATCAATCGTAGCCGGTATGAAGCCCATCTGGAAATAATGCGCTCCAATCCCCCCAAATTTGCGATCCTAGCTGCCGGCGGTCCAGAACTCGCCTTAACCATTGAAGGTCTTGGCGCTCGATGCTACCTGCATTGTCCCTCACCCGGAATCCTATCGGAGGCGTTGAAGGCAGGGCTCAGACGATTCGTCTTTGAGGGCGGCGAGTCCGGCGGGCACATCGGAAACCTTTCCAGTCTCAACTTGTGGAACGCAAATCTGAACCAATTGGAAGAAGCTCATAAAAATGGCCTGGATTTGAATGAGGTAAGTGTTTTGCTTGCCGGTGGAATTGGTTCACCTCAGGGGTCTGCATTTATAGCGGGCATGACAGATCATCTTACCCAAAAGGGACTCAAGGTTGGACTTCAGCTTGGAACGGCTTACCTTACGACAGCGGAAGCAGTCAATGCCAAGGCCATTACTGATTCCTACCGGAGGTTGACTCTCGAATCTCGTGACACCGTAGTAGTAGGCCGGACAGTAAACACTATGACAAGAGTCGCGTGTTCGCGGATGGCCAATGAGCTTGTTGAACGAGAGCTTGAACGTCTCCGGGCCGGGATGCCGCTGCGGGACCGTAAGGAACTTTACGAACAGGATAACCTCGGCGGTCTTCGTCTAGCTTCAAAGGGATGCGCCATTGATCCTGCGACTTCACAATCCGATTGCCCCCAATTTTATGAGTTAAGCCCTCACGAGCAAGTAGAAAGAGGCCTATACCTGATGGGACAGGTAGCCTGCCTGTTAAACGAACCGACTACCATTGCTCAGGTCCATGAAAACCTCATTTTCAAAGGACAAGAAATCTATAGAAAACCAGCTAGCAAGCTCGAATTTGTTGAACCAGCTCACACCGGGCCATCAACGCAATTGAGTCCTTTCAAACAAGTTGAAGCCATTCAAACAGGAGTTAACGCTATGAATTCTAATGAACTCGGCGAGAATTCCGAACAAAGGCAAATAGTGGAACTGAATTCTGACAATGAGCCAATAGCAGTAATTGGAATCGGGTTGCGTCTTCCGGGATCCGATTCACCGGAAAAGTTTTGGCGTCAGATAGTTGAAAAAAAGAGTGGCATAGGCCCAACACCTGATGAAAGGTGGGGCTCGGTAGATCTTTACTACGATTCGGACCCGCGGGTTCCGGACAAAACCTATTCAAAGATAGGTGGATTTATTTCTGATTTCAACTTTGATCCTCTCAAATACCGGATTCCTCCGACAGTAGCACAAAAAATGGACCGGACTCAGAAAATGGCCGTCGCTTGCGTGGCTGACGCGTTGACAGATGCAGGGCTTTCTCCTGAAGCTCTCAAGGGACAGCGGGTAGGAACTGTTATCGGAAATAGCATGGGGGGAGAAATCACTGATTTGTACGCAGAAAGGGTAGGATTACCTAGAACTCTGCTGCGGATGCGTGAAGCGATGGACGCGGCAAATGTTGATTCATCGATTAGCGAGAAAATTCTCGACGATTTCCGAGGCCGTTTCCTTGCCGGACTTCCAGAAATTACTGAGGACTCCTTGCCCGGTGAATTGGCTAATGTGATTTCCGGCAGAATTGCCAATGTGTTTAACCTCGAAGGCCCTAACTTCACGGTAGACGCTGCATGCGCATCATCTATGGCGGCAATAATGAACGCTGTCTCAAGTCTACGATCAAGAGTAATGGATTGCGCTATTGCCGGGGGTGTTGACACCTCGATGCAACCATCAATATTCGTGAAATTTTGCAAAGTCGGCGCCCTTTCGCCGGATGGAAGCAGGCCCTTTGACGCTGCGGCTAACGGCTTTGTCATGGGCGAGGGCGCTGGTGTCATGATTCTGAAACGACTTTCCGACGCATTGTCCAGTGGAGATAGAATTTACGCGCTAATTCTTGATGTGGGGTCGTCTTCCGATGGACGAGGCAAGGGCATAACAGCGCCGAACTCTGCGGGCCAGGAACGGGCAATCCGAGCTTGTCTGGAAAATTCAGGTGTGGATCCAGTCACAATCGGACTCATTGAGGCTCACGGAACCTCTACCGCCGTTGGCGACAAAACCGAACTTATGATTCTTGACAAATTCTTTAGGAATGCCGGATCTCCGTCGGGCTCAGTAGGAATCGGATCCGTAAAATCGCAGCTTGGACACTTGAAGGCGGCAGCCGGTTCAGCAGGCATGATTAAGGCAATTCTCAGCCTTTATCATCGATCACTGCCGCCAACCATAAACGTTACTAATCCTAACCCGTGCATAGACTGGGAATCGTCACCTCTTTCCCTGGTTACATCATCGCGCCCGTGGAAGTCTACCAAGGGGGTTCCGAGACGAGCTGGGGTAAGCGCTTTCGGATTTGGGGGCACAAACTTCCATGTTGTTCTTCAGGAATACTCACCGGGATTACAACTTGTATCGTCCAACAGACCGGCGACACTTCCTTCCGTAGAATTTGCCAAACCCAACTGGCCCAAGCCTGACAACTTGAATGTCAGTGGCGAGATTTGGGCTATCGGAGGTAATAACACAGAAGAACTAGTTCGAAAAATTGAGACGGTTCTCGAAACAATCAATCCATCAACTTACAAGACACTAGCCTCGTCGCATCGAAACGAATGCCGGAGTTTCCAGTTGAGATTCGGTTTCGCCTCAGCGGATATTGAAACTACCTCAAAAAAACTTGTGTCAATACTTGAAGCTTTACAAGACCCGGCAAAGAGAGGCTTCCTGACTGCAAGAGGGGTCCATTTTTCAGAGGGTAAACCCTCAAAGAGTTTGACCGGCGCCGCGTTCCTTTTCCCAGGTCAAGGGTCCCAGTACCCATACATGCTGAGGGACTTGTGCGACAGGTTTCCTGTTGTAGCGGAAACCTTTAATGAAGCTGATAACATAATGAAGGGGCTTGGGCTCAAGAAGATAAGTTCCCTCGTGTTTCCAGATCCTGCTGAACTTGCGGAACCTGGCGCAAATGACGTCCTGAAGGACACCCAGAATTTACAGCCTATGATATTGACGGCGGACACAGCCATCTTCCGGCTGTTGAAGCAAATGGGGTTGTACCCTGTGGCGTGCGCGGGACATTCATTAGGGGAGTACGCCGCATGTGTCGCATCGGGTGTTTTCACTTTTCCAGACGCATTGGAAGCAGTGGCCGTTCGTGGCCGGGAGATGGCGAGAGTTAGCATAGCTGACCCTGGTTTAATGATGAGCATTCCTGCGGACGCCAGATTAGTCGAAGAAGTTATCGCTCAGGTGGATGGATATGTAGTGGCGGCCAACAAGAACTCCCCAAAACAAACTGTCATTTCCGGTGAAACTGCCGCTGTTAAGAGAGCTGGAGAGCTTTTCCGAGAGAGAGGCTTGGAGGGTATGCTCATTCCTGTTTCCGCCGCTTTTCATTCAGGTGTTGTCGCCCCCGCCAGGGAACCGTTTATGAAAACACTCGAAAAGCTCTCGGTATCATCGCCGGCGATAGCCATAATCTCGAATGTCACTGGTGATTACTATCCGGTCGGACCGGGCGCTCCTGCACGCATTAGAGACCTCCTGGGCAAGCAGTTTGCGGCGCCGGTCGAATGGGTCAAAACTCTCAGAAGATTGCATGGGGATGGGATCCGCGTCTTTGTGGAATGCGGCCCAAAGCGTGTAATGACAAATCTTACGATCGACACCTTGTCCAAGGAAGTAATCGCGTTACCCACCAATCATCCCAAGAAGGGTGGAGTTCTGCAATTGTTAGAATCGCTCGCAGCCTTAATTGTAGAAGGCTTTGAGTTGAATATTCACGCTGCGGAGATTCCCCATCAAACTCCACATACGGAGCGATTGCGACAGCGAACGAATCTGGCCGTTGTACCTACCGGTATCGAACAGGGCCATCCACAGGATGTTACGGTTACTGTCACTGAGAAAGCGACTTCTCCATTGGATGCGCTTCTCGACGCCGAATTGGAGGATATTGCATCCAAACCCGAATTCACAAAGTTTGTAGAGCTTCAGGGAAACCCCATCAGGAGCCTTATAAAATCGAGCTTCAACACTTATGTAGATAACATTTTGCCTCTCCAAAAAACGGTTACAATGGTGAAAACTGAGGAAATTAATTTCAAACCGGTCGTCATTTCAGGCATGGCGGCAGGTCTACCGAGCGACGTTCGATTTCCTTTTGACAAGGAAAATCTGGATGACCTTATCCTTGGGAAAAATTTCATCAAGAAGGTTCCGGAAAACAGTCGTAGGGAAATGCTCGAAAAGAACGTGGAAAGGCTTTTCAAAGGCCCGTCCGGGGAAGCTGAATTACAGATCGTTCACGACGTATCCGAAGTCATAAAGCTAGCAGGTTTTTTTGAAAACGACGATTCTCTAGTTGAGGGATTTGGGCTGGAAAGACGTCTCATTGAAGCAATGGATGTTACGACCAGGATGGCCGTTGCTACCGGGTTGGAAGCTCTCAGGGAAGCAGGGATTCCATTGGTCCAACAAACCAGAACAACCAGCGCCGGTATTGAATTACCTGAGGCATGGGCGTTGCCACAGGCTTTAAGGGCAGAAACAGGGATAATTTTTGCCTCGGCCTTCCCGGGCATGGCATCACTGGTCGATGAAGTTACCAGAGAAGCAAGCGCTCGTTTCGGCGCCGGGGCCAAAAAGAGACTCATAGATTTCTACACTGGAATTGTCCAACGGATAAAAGACGATGACGAAAAAGAATCCATTACCAGATGGTTCACCCAAGAATTTGACCGGTTGACTGGATCAGGTTCCGGAGAGTTGTACACATTTAATCGGAATTTCCTGCTGAGAGTAATGAGCATGGGACACGGCCAGTTGGCGCAGCTCATTAAGGCCCAGGGGCCCAATACTCATGTTGACGCAGCGTGCGCAGGAACAACCCAGGCGATTCTTCTCGGTAGAGACTGGATAAGAACCGGGCAGGCCAAGAGAGTGCTTGTGGTGGCGGCTGACGACGTCGCAGGCAGGCAGCTTTTCCCGTGGATCGGTTCCGGGTTTCTGGCAATGGGGGCGGCAACCACTAACGCGAATGTAAATGAAGCGGCGTTACCCTTTGACGACCGCAGACATGGTCTGATACTGGGGTCGGCCGCGGCAGCGATCGTCCTGGAGAGTGAGGACCTGGTCAAGAATAGAGGCATGGACCCAATCGCCTCCATTGAAGCAGGAGTAATCGCAAACAGTGGCTTCCACGGTACACGCCTTGATGTCGATCATATTTCTACCGTAATGGAGAAGATGATTTCAAAATGGGAAGAGCAGTCCGGAGTTTTGCGCAGTGAACTTGCGAAGAAAATGTTCTTCATGTCACACGAAACATATTCTCCTAAACGTGGTGGGAGTTCTTCCGCTGAAATAAAGGCTTTGCGTTCAACTTTCGGGTCGGCGGCCACCATCATTCCAATAGCTAATACAAAAGGATTTACGGGTCACACCATGGGTGTCGGTGTAGAAGACGTAGTCGCATTGAGATGCCTCCAAAAACGCACGTTGCCGCCAATCCCCAACCTCAAGGTCCCCGATCCTGAATTTCAGGACATGAACCTTAGCTCTGGTGGCCCTTGTGACGCTCGATATGCTTTACGTTTAGCCGCCGGTTTTGGCTCACAGATAGTGATGTCTCTCTACAAAGTAGCTTCCCATGAAGAAAATCGTGTCACTGATTACGGGGCCAATAGAGTGTGGCTAAAACAAATCTCCGGGTACGAGGATCCCGTAGTTTCAATTGAAAACAGAACTCTAAAGGTTTCAGAACGTGTTATAGCGGAAAAACCTAAAGTGGAGGGCTCTCCTGAAAAGGTAGCGGTTTCGAGCAAAGTTCAGGTCGAAAAAAAGCTCCCAGGTTCCGGTTCTGAGACAGGAATGGAGCAAATCAAGCAGATCATACTGTCGCTGCTGTCCGCAAAAACAGGCTACCCACCCGATATGCTCGACACTGGCCTTGATCTGGAGGCCGACCTCGGCATCGATACCGTCAAGCAGGCTGAATTTATTTCTGATGTGCGGGATAAATTTAATATCCCCAGGATAGAGGGCCTAAAAATAGCGGAATTCCCCACGATTGAGCACATAATTGGTTTCGTAGCCGAACACACCGCAACATCGCTCCAACCGGCAGAAGATGTGAACCAAAGACAGATATCTGTTCCTGCGGAAAAAGCTTTAACGGACGAACTTGAAGTTCGAACAAAAATACTTGAGTTGCTTTCAGCCAAGACAGGCTACCCACCTGATATGCTGGACACTGGACTCGATCTGGAGGCCGACCTCGGCATCGATACCGTCAAGCAGGCTGAATTTATTTCTGACGTGCGGGATAAATTTAATATCCCCAGGATAGAGGGCCTAAAAATAGCGGAATTCCCCACGATTGAGCGCATAATTGGTTTTGTGCTCGAGAAGAAAACTCCGATAGTCGCTGTACCAGTAGTACAAGAGATGACCGAGTCAGTTCCGCTCGCAATGGTTTCCGGAAATATCCAAACTTACGAAGCCAGACTAGTTAAGATTGATACTCGAGTAACATCGGCGTTTCCGGATGTGGATGAAATAGTTATTTTCGGCGCAGATGATTTGTTTTTATCAGAGATAAAGAAACTAGTACAGTCTATAATTGTGACGCGGTTGGACGGGCCTATTGAAATTCCGTCTCGACAAAACAAACGCGTCGGGGTCATTAATGTCACAACTGCATTTAACATGCAGACCGCTCTGTACCCTTCTTTCGAACTGTTTCGAGCCCTGGCGACAAGTTTTGAGGACGGGCCGGTCTTCTTGGTAAACATCGTCTCCGAAGACGGGGCATGGGGATTTGAAAATCCTCAACAGACAGGATACATCAGCGGGGCAATAACGGGGGCAGCCAAATCATTTTCCAGAGAGTATCCCAAGACCGTGTGCCGATGTCTCGACATTTCTCCGAGCATACTGGAAACACACGGTCCTAAGCTGGCCATTCAAAGTCTTATTGAAGATTTTCCTCTCGAAACCGGGGTGGCGGATAATCTTGAATTCCGGTGTATTAGATTCGCCCCTCCACGGACCACTGAGCATGAATCCGGCTCAGTCAATCAAGGCGAGGTCATACTGGCAACCGGTGGGGCTCGCGGCATAACAGCGGCCTGTTTAACAGGGATTGCAGAGCAGGTTCCTGTTACCTTTGTCATACTGGGGCGCACTGTATTGTCTAGCCGAGCCGAGACCTTGTCTACATTTGGGGCAGACGAATGGAACCAGGAAAAAATCAGGATAATAGAGCGTTACAAACGTGAAGGAAAGCCACCAACTCCGGTCTTGGTGGAAAAAGAGTTTTTCAGGCTAAAAAATGAGGTCGAAGTTTTTCAAAATGTCAAAAAACTCAAAAGTCTTGGATCCGAGGTGATTTATAGGGGAGTTGATATCGTGGATTCGGAAGCTGTGGATAACGTAATCGCCGAGATAGGACGACTTTGTGGTCGTGTGGATGTGTTTGTTCATGGAGCTGGTATCGATATAAGTCGGGCCCTTCGCTCGAAAACGATGGATCAAATAAAGTTGGTTTTCAACGTCAAGGTCGAAGGAGCAAGAAATGTTATGGCGGCTCTTGACAGACACGAATTGCCTCCCAGGAGGATAGTAGGCTTTGGAAGCGTTGCAGGCCGATTTGGCAATATGGCGCAGATTGATTATTCTGCCGCTAATGACGGCCTTGCCCATTTGTTACGATGGCTTGCCAGGGAATACGATATCCGCTCGACAGTCATAGACTGGGCCCCTTGGGCCGAAATAGGAATGGCTACTAGAGGAAGCGTTCAACAAAGCCTTGAAGACGCCGGTATAGACTTTATACCTCCGGAAAAAGGTGTGTCAGCCTTTATGCAGGAGCTAGCCAGATCGTCGTCATCACCTGAAATCCTGGTGGCGGGAAAGCTTGGACCTTTTGAAGAAGACGCACTCGTCACCCTTGGTGAACAATCAGAGAAAATCTTTTTCCTGGCGGGGCAAAAAGCAACTATCGAGTCTTTGATCCCGGGCGAACATCTAAAGATGAAGATCGAACTCGACCCGTCTCACCCGCTGCTCAATGATCATCGAATCGATCGAGCAGCCGTGTTCCCTGGAGCGGGCGGCATAGAGATTATGAGAAAAGCTGCGGAAATTCTTGATCCTTCCACGTCCGAAATGGTGATTCAAAATGTACGGTTCATGCAGCCGTTGAAGATATTCAAAAACGAGAAGTTTGTGGCTGAAGTTGATGTTTCCCGAGTTTCCGATCCTATGATCAAATTTAAGGCCCATATATCCAGCAGTCTTTTGGATAAAGAAGGCCGACCTTTCGGGGAGCCAAGATTCCATCACGAACTGTTTCTCGCTTCAGGCGAATCCGCCCATATAGATGTGCCGGATCACAATTGGAAACAGACTATCTTTGTTCCGGAACAAGAGATTTACTCGGTATTTTTTCATGGTCCTGCCTTTCGATTCCTTGATTATATTTCAGTTGAAGGAAAAGGTAAGGGAGTCCGCTTCCGATTCAAGGACACTGAGCATAGGCCGGATATGTTCCCCGATATTATTCCAGCGGCGATTGAAACAGCTTTTCAGGCTGGAGCAGCATTCGGACTGGAATCTTATGGAGTAATACCTCTACCCGTAGGAGTAGAAAAGATTGTGATTCTGAAGCCAAATGGCGCCCCGACTCACGGAGTTGTAATTCCGACCAATATGATTTCAAAAACTGGGACAGAGGGTCGTACTAAGATACGGTTTGACGGAATTCTTAGCGAAGCCGACGGGACTCCTGTGATTTTCTTGAAAGGTTTTGAGATGGTAGAGTTACAAAGGGCAAATTCCTTTCCAAACCGGATTTTTGAAGAAATTTGTCCCATCGATGAGCTTGGCGTCAAATCAGACCAGAAACTGGACTTGGGAAAGTCCTTCCAGCTAGATGACGTTGAGGCTATTCTTAAAAACGCTACTCCGAAACGTCGCAAAGAGTGGATAGCCGGCCGCATGCTTTTGGGGAGAGCCCTGGACCGGTTGATGTCGAATAACGGCAACGGGTCCAAGAAAGGCCTAAAGCTCCAAATAGGATCAAACTCTTTGGGTAAACCTGTCGTTTATTCTTCTAAAGACCCTAAGTCAGAATTCGCCCAAGTCACTGTGACCCATTCAAATGGACTGGCAATGGCTTCAGCGACGTTATCCTCAGCATTTCAAGGAGTTGGCGCGGATATTGAGAAAGTAGAGAAGAGGAACTCTTCATGGGGAAAGGATTATTTTAATGATTCTGAACTTGAACTTGCGGATTCCTCTGGTGATCATGCCAGGCAGTTGACGCGTATATGGAGCCTCAAGGAAGCTGGACTAAAGGCTCTGGGCGTAGGGTTGAGATATGACTTGAGGGATGTCCTTGTAGTTGGAATTGACAAAAACGGTAAAGCTAGACTTGAATTTAAGAATGAGGCCGGTAAGTTTGTGCGTGATAATGGTTTGAATGAAGTTGAAGCGCGAGTTGAGAATATCGGCGACAGTGTTCTGGCAAGGGCGTATATCAGGAGATAA